In Populus nigra chromosome 1, ddPopNigr1.1, whole genome shotgun sequence, one genomic interval encodes:
- the LOC133693907 gene encoding polyadenylate-binding protein-interacting protein 11-like, which translates to MAVGENVSVDLGNFRAESSVSSSSNDQDHHIHNNNVLIQPLYMKVSQVGHHQAPPYNHHHQQRSNGGESYKREIRELQELFSKLNPMAAEFVPPSLSNNNSFGTVNGLNGVNGGFYGNSSSSNNLVVNGNGFDRNGQVNGNAARRKKNYGQVKRRISSRTSMAQREDTVRRTVYVSDIDQQVTEEQLAALFINCGQVVDCRICGDPNSVLHFAFIEFTDEEGARAALSLSGTMLGYYPVKVLPSKTAIAPVNHTFLPRNDDEREMCARTIYCTNIDRNFTQSDIKLFFESLCGEVYRLRLLGDHHHPTRIAFVEFVMAESAIAALNCSGAVIGSLPIRVSPSKTPVRPRGPRVSVL; encoded by the exons ATGGCTGTTGGAGAGAATGTTAGTGTTGATTTGGGGAATTTTAGGGCGGAGTCAAgtgtatcatcatcatcaaatgaTCAGGATCATCACATCCACAACAACAATGTTCTGATTCAGCCTCTGTACATGAAGGTTTCCCAGGTGGGCCATCATCAGGCTCCTCcttataatcatcatcatcaacagaGATCAAATGGCGGGGAGAGTTATAAGAGGGAGATTAGAGAGTTGCAGGAGTTATTCTCTAAGTTAAACCCCATGGCTGCTGAGTTTGTGCCTCCTTCACTTTCCAACAACAATAGTTTCGGTACAGTTAATGGGCTCAATGGAGTTAATGGGGGGTTTTAtggcaacagcagcagcagcaacaacttGGTTGTGAATGGAAATGGCTTCGACAGAAATGGACAAGTTAATGGAAATGCTGCTAGAAGA AAGAAAAATTATGGTCAAGTGAAACGTAGAATCAGTAGTAGGACAAGTATGGCTCAACGGGAGGATACAGTTCGCAGGACTGTGTATGTCTCTGACATCGATCAACAG GTTACTGAAGAGCAACTAGCAGCTCTATTTATTAATTGTGGACAG GTTGTGGACTGTCGTATCTGTGGCGATCCCAATTCTGTACTTCACTTTGCCTTTATTGAGTTCACTGATGAGG AAGGTGCACGGGCTGCCTTGAGCCTATCTGGGACGATGCTTGGATACTACCCTGTTAAAGTGCTACCCTCCAAAACAGCCATTGCACCAGTTAATCACACCTTTTTGCCCAGG AATGATGATGAGCGTGAAATGTGTGCAAGAACTATCTACTGTACCAATATTGATAGGAAT TTTACTCAATCAGATATAAAACTCTTTTTCGAATCACTATGCGGGGAG GTTTATCGCCTGAGGCTGCTAGGAGATCATCATCATCCAACTCGTATTGCTTTTGTGGAGTTTGTGATG GCTGAAAGTGCAATAGCTGCTCTCAACTGTAGTGGTGCGGTTATAGGTTCATTGCCAATAAG GGTGAGCCCATCAAAAACACCTGTGCGGCCCCGTGGTCCTCGTGTTTCTGTGCTTTGA
- the LOC133693896 gene encoding alcohol dehydrogenase-like 3 isoform X1: MLLQARRVLTPTLPRYNSKSPQTFVKLLGSTHGLHDNVTKRKLFNPNETSGKVITCNAAIIRGPRQPFLMETIRVDPPKKMEVRIKILYTSICHTDLGAWKGENEAQQAFPRILGHEAVGLVESVGEGVTDVKAGDHVIPIFNGECGHCSYCKTKTSNLCQTYRVNPFKSVMEHDGKCRFSTKDGEPIFHFLNTSTFTEYTVLDSACVVKIDPNAPLKKMTLLSCGISTGMGAAWNTANVQPGSSVAIFGLGTVGLAASEGARARGASKIIGVDTNPEKFNKARAMGMTGFVNPKDGSKPVHQRIREMTGGGVDYSIECVGDLEVLREAFLSTHDGWGKTVVVGIYPTPEMLPFHPMELFDGRSIIGTIFGDFKGKSQLPELAKACMNGVVNLDGFITHELLFEKINEAFKLLSDGKALRCLLHV, translated from the exons ATGCTACTGCAAGCAAGAAGAGTATTGACACCAACTCTGCCTAGATATAACTCAAAATCACCTCAAACCTTTGTTAAGTTACTAGGATCGACGCATGGCTTGCACGATAATGTGACGAAAAGAAAGTTGTTCAATCCGAATGAGACGTCAGGAAAGGTCATCACTTGCAATG CTGCCATTATCCGTGGTCCGAGACAACCTTTTCTTATGGAAACGATTCGAGTCGATCCCCCAAAGAAGATGGAGGTCCGAATCAAGATCCTCTACACTTCAATCTGCCATACCGATCTAGGCGCTTGGAAAGGCGAG AATGAAGCTCAGCAAGCGTTTCCGCGAATTCTAGGACATGAAGCTGTTGG CCTTGTTGAGAGTGTAGGTGAAGGTGTCACAGACGTGAAAGCAGGTGACCATGTGATTCCAATCTTCAATGGAGAATGTGGCCATTGTTCCTACTGCAAAACTAAGACTAGCAATCTTTGCCAAACTTATCGTGTGAACCCATTCAAGAGTGTTATGGAACATGATGGAAAGTGTAGGTTCTCAACCAAGGATGGAGAACCCATATTTCATTTTCTCAACACATCAACTTTCACTGAGTATACTGTACTTGATTCTGCCTGTGTTGTCAAGATTGATCCTAATGCTCCCCTCAAGAAGATGACCTTGTTAAGCTGTGGCATCTCTACTG GAATGGGAGCTGCATGGAACACTGCCAATGTACAACCTGGATCAAGTGTAGCAATTTTTGGTTTGGGGACGGTGGGACTTGCT GCTTCAGAAGGAGCACGAGCCAGAGGAGCATCTAAAATAATAGGTGTTGATACCAACCCAGAAAAGTTTAATAAAG CCAGAGCAATGGGAATGACTGGCTTCGTAAACCCAAAAGACGGTTCAAAGCCAGTGCACCAG AGAATCAGGGAAATGACTGGTGGAGGTGTAGATTACAGCATTGAGTGTGTAGGGGATCTAGAGGTTCTCCGAGAGGCCTTCTTGTCCACTCATGAT GGCTGGGGAAAGACAGTGGTGGTAGGAATTTATCCAACCCCGGAAATGCTGCCTTTCCATCCAATGGAGTTGTTTGATGGTCGGAGCATCATCGGTACAATCTTTGGCGACTTCAAGGGAAAGAGCCAACTGCCTGAGCTTGCCAAAGCCTGCATGAATGGG GTTGTGAATCTAGATGGGTTCATCACGCATGAACTTCTGTTCGAGAAGATAAACGAAGCATTCAAGCTGCTCAGTGATGGGAAGGCATTGAGATGTCTTCTGCACGTTTGA
- the LOC133704842 gene encoding uncharacterized protein LOC133704842, with the protein MKGGRSHRLQTHHQNDPHEDWVDGSWTVDCVCGVNFDDGEEMVNCDDCGVWVHTRCSKYVKGEELFTCDKCKRRKKGGNSSNNDDSDETEVAQLLVELTTKTVSLENGGDGGGGNVCHPRKGLRLWTEIPMEERVHVQGIPGGDPALFSGFSKVFTPELWKCAGYVPKKFSFQYREFPCWDEKERKVENRRSEEENENMVDKGAGVLFSLSKESVFGMPVAELGGMRERDEGGGCERKVYSREMKKWEGEDGEVGGANFAVRRERSALKPVVANPGKRGKEDLGMSKDWSVKKKARTAEKEMEAKKRIFHAFKPAFTSTSDAKPLEFYEDRALKSFKSELQSNKNKNLKDSDIQEQKSDSYIAVENGVEKPKNNLAVVELPLEALSPDISRPDSSTGSGLKEEKSSQEVLVAVESSPKEFNVSCGRMPVKQEGNNILSGNLDDKLEGSTGRDVPAVGDPARASPEVKGNQINGNSDAIPSFAQPSVQVEVDDDNSKGVLNCQSPHGDVKDARISYENISENSKMNDATLGGSSNDHKVQEVDRNMEAVPLCHMDKANELSDDPCQHKRESERSEGSMEMQQCPLEPKNDTEAAEELSKSGETISSTPALLNHRKMVVCVGKSSSTSSTVMNSKMPASGNFRSPDTLNFSSNTKQQVIPDSSTSIKKDRATSEIVKDGERLDLSTKTVKECPKSSMNSVSTLLHSSKISHTSVPKRTNSDSKDSMHYSSPKASLAQNSGDTVGSLQMAQNSGDTVGSLQIETASLAQNKATASGLPLRAEKLNQSNGQSCSKTSHALSTNTSAPINSPAALSDEELALLLHQELNSSPRVPRVPRVRHAGGLPHSASPTATSALMKRTSSSGAKDHSSASRRKGKDTSKDGFRRNQEPDDEAKKTDRPSSSDQRRQDTGYKPDSVSKRGDNGSPTAVHSVKNNIPPASTSTGNSGPSSSTEVNDHHLSSRRNSPRNISDEETGTVRAPVHRTLPGLINEIMSKGRRMTYEELCNAVLPHWHNLRKHNGERYAYSSPSQAVLDCLRNRQEWAQLVDRGPKTNSSRKRRKFDPDESEDNDYGEVRTTKGGESKRLESQREEVPKGKRKARKRRRLALQGRGIKDVRKRQKADMLTDDDSGLFSNSSNETLFSEDESQDNGAGVTGSEATASSDDTETS; encoded by the exons atgaagggggGCCGATCGCACCGGCTCCAGACCCACCACCAGAATGACCCGCATGAGGACTGGGTGGATGGGTCATGGACAGTAGATTGTGTGTGTGGTGTAAACTTTGATGATGGAGAGGAAATGGTGAATTGTGATGATTGTGGCGTGTGGGTACACACGCGATGTTCAAAGTATGTTAAGGGGGAAGAATTGTTTACTTGTGATAAATGTAAGAGGAGGAAGAAGGGGggtaatagtagtaataatgaTGATAGTGATGAGACTGAGGTTGCGCAGTTATTAGTAGAATTGACGACGAAAACGGTTAGTTTAGAgaatggtggtgatggtggtgggGGGAATGTGTGTCACCCGAGGAAAGGGTTGAGGTTGTGGACTGAGATTCCGATGGAGGAAAGAGTTCACGTGCAGGGGATTCCGGGTGGGGATCCTGCTTTGTTTAGTGGGTTTTCGAAGGTTTTCACGCCAGAGTTGTGGAAGTGTGCTGGCTATGTTCCGAAGAAATTTAGTTTTCAGTACAGGGAGTTTCCGTGTTGGGATGAGAAGGAGAGGAAGGTGGAGAACAGGAGGAGTGAGGAGGAGAATGAGAATATGGTTGATAAGGGTGCAggggttttgttttctttgtcgAAGGAGAGCGTGTTTGGGATGCCGGTGGCAGAGTTAGGTGGCATGAGAGAGAGGGATGAGGGTGGTGGTTGTGAAAGGAAGGTGTATTCGAGAGAGATGAAGAAGTGGGAGGGTGAGGATGGAGAAGTTGGGGGTGCTAATTTTGCAGTGCGAAGGGAGAGAAGTGCACTCAAGCCGGTTGTTGCAAATCCAGGTAAGCGGGGGAAAGAAGATCTTGGGATGTCCAAAGATTGGAGTGTAAAGAAGAAGGCTCGAACTGCAGAGAAGGAGATGGAGGCAAAGAAGAGGATTTTTCATGCTTTTAAACCAG CATTTACATCCACCAGTGATGCAAAACCGTTGGAGTTTTATGAAGACAGAGCTCTGAAGTCCTTCAAGAGTGAACTTCAAAGTAATAAGAACAAGAATTTAAAGGACTCTGATATTCAAGAACAGAAGTCAGATAGTTATATAGCAGTAGAAAATGGTGTTGAGAAGCCCAAGAATAACTTGGCAGTGGTTGAGCTGCCCTTGGAAGCACTGTCACCTGACATATCTAGACCTGATTCTTCAACTGGATCTGGATTGAAGGAAGAGAAGTCTAGCCAGGAAGTTCTGGTTGCAGTTGAGAGTTCTCCCAAAGAGTTTAATGTATCTTGTGGGAGAATGCCTGTAAAACAAGAG GGCAATAACATTCTAAGTGGAAATTTAGATGATAAATTGGAGGGTTCCACTGGAAGAGATGTGCCTGCAGTTGGAGACCCAGCTAGGGCTTCACCAGAAGTTAAAGGCAATCAGATTAATGGTAACAGTGATGCAATTCCAAGTTTTGCACAACCTAGTGTTCAAGTAGAAGTGGATGATGACAACTCTAAGGGGGTCTTGAATTGTCAGTCTCCTCATGGTGATGTAAAAGATGCAAGGATATCTTATGAAAACATatctgaaaattcaaaaatgaatGATGCAACATTAGGTGGTTCATCAAATGACCATAAGGTTCAAGAGGTTGACAGAAATATGGAAGCAGTCCCTCTTTGTCACATGGATAAAGCTAATGAGTTATCTGATGATCCTTGTCAGCATAAAAGAGAATCAGAAAGATCTGAAGGCTCAATGGAAATGCAACAATGTCCTCTAGAACCCAAAAATGATACAGAGGCCGCTGAAGAACTGTCAAAATCAGGTGAAACTATCTCAAGCACTCCAGCACTACTCAATCACCGTAAAATGGTTGTTTGTGTTGGAAAGTCATCTTCTACTTCATCCACTGTGATGAACTCCAAAATGCCTGCCTCTGGCAATTTTAGATCTCCAGATACTTTGAATTTTAGTTCTAACACTAAGCAACAAGTTATACCTGACAGCAGTACTAGCATTAAGAAAGATCGAGCTACAAGTGAGATAGTGAAAGACGGAGAAAGGCTTGACTTGTCAACAAAAACAGTAAAAGAGTGTCCAAAATCCTCTATGAATTCTGTTTCAACATTGTTGCACTCAAGCAAGATTTCGCATACATCTGTTCCTAAGAGAACCAATTCAGATTCCAAAGATTCCATGCATTACTCGTCCCCTAAAGCATCTTTGGCACAGAATTCTGGTGATACTGTTGGATCACTGCAAATGGCACAGAATTCTGGTGATACTGTTGGATCACTGCAAATTGAGACCGCTTCACTTGCACAAAATAAGGCAACAGCATCAGGATTACCCCTAAGAGCTGAAAAGCTTAATCAGTCTAATGGCCAGTCATGTTCTAAGACAAGTCATGCATTGTCAACGAATACTTCCGCACCTATCAATTCTCCTGCAGCTTTAAGTGATGAAGAG CTTGCTTTGCTTTTACATCAAGAACTCAATAGCTCTCCTAGAGTACCTCGTGTTCCACGTGTTCGCCATGCTGGTGGTTTACCACATTCAGCTTCTCCAACTGCAACAAGTGCGCTGATGAAGCGTACATCTAGTTCTGGAGCAAAAGATCATAGCTCG GCTTCTAGAAGAAAAGGTAAGGATACATCAAAAGATGGGTTTCGCCGTAATCAGGAGCCTGATGATGAGGCTAAAAAGACTGACAGACCATCTTCTTCTGATCAGAGGAGGCAAGATACAGGATATAAACCTGACTCAGTGTCGAAGAGAGGGGATAATGGATCTCCGACGGCAGTACATTCTGTCAAGAACAATATCCCTCCTGCCTCCACCTCAACTGGTAACAGTGGCCCATCTTCCTCTACTGAGGTTAATGACCATCATTTATCATCTAGACGTAATTCACCCAGGAATATTTCTGATGAGGAGACAGGCACTGTTCGGGCTCCTGTTCATCGCACTCTACCAG GGTTAATCAACGAGATCATGAGTAAAGGCAGGCGCATGACATATGAGGAGCTCTGTAATGCTGTTTTACCG CACTGGCATAACTTGAGGAAGCATAATGGAGAACGCTATGCATATTCAAGTCCATCTCAGGCCGTTCTTGATTGCCTGAGGAATCGACAAGAATGGGCTCAATTGGTGGATCGTGGTCCCAAG ACAAATTCAAGTAGAAAACGGCGCAAGTTTGATCCTGATGAATCAGAAGATAATGACTATGGCGAGGTAAGAACTACCAAAGGAGGAGAAAGCAAAAGGCTTGAGTCACAAAGAGAAGAGGTTCCCAAGGGCAAGCGAAAAGCAAGGAAACGAAGGCGACTGGCACTGCAAGGAAGAGGTATAAAGGATGTCAGGAAACGGCAGAAGGCAGACATGCTCACTGATGATGATAGTGGTCTATTTTCTAATTCAAGTAACGAGACATTGTTTAGCGAGGATGAGAGTCAAGACAATGGAGCAGGTGTGACTGGAAGTGAGGCCACAGCTAGCTCAGATGATACAGAAACCTCATAG
- the LOC133693896 gene encoding alcohol dehydrogenase-like 3 isoform X2, producing the protein MLNFCLVESVGEGVTDVKAGDHVIPIFNGECGHCSYCKTKTSNLCQTYRVNPFKSVMEHDGKCRFSTKDGEPIFHFLNTSTFTEYTVLDSACVVKIDPNAPLKKMTLLSCGISTGMGAAWNTANVQPGSSVAIFGLGTVGLAASEGARARGASKIIGVDTNPEKFNKARAMGMTGFVNPKDGSKPVHQRIREMTGGGVDYSIECVGDLEVLREAFLSTHDGWGKTVVVGIYPTPEMLPFHPMELFDGRSIIGTIFGDFKGKSQLPELAKACMNGVVNLDGFITHELLFEKINEAFKLLSDGKALRCLLHV; encoded by the exons ATGttgaatttctg CCTTGTTGAGAGTGTAGGTGAAGGTGTCACAGACGTGAAAGCAGGTGACCATGTGATTCCAATCTTCAATGGAGAATGTGGCCATTGTTCCTACTGCAAAACTAAGACTAGCAATCTTTGCCAAACTTATCGTGTGAACCCATTCAAGAGTGTTATGGAACATGATGGAAAGTGTAGGTTCTCAACCAAGGATGGAGAACCCATATTTCATTTTCTCAACACATCAACTTTCACTGAGTATACTGTACTTGATTCTGCCTGTGTTGTCAAGATTGATCCTAATGCTCCCCTCAAGAAGATGACCTTGTTAAGCTGTGGCATCTCTACTG GAATGGGAGCTGCATGGAACACTGCCAATGTACAACCTGGATCAAGTGTAGCAATTTTTGGTTTGGGGACGGTGGGACTTGCT GCTTCAGAAGGAGCACGAGCCAGAGGAGCATCTAAAATAATAGGTGTTGATACCAACCCAGAAAAGTTTAATAAAG CCAGAGCAATGGGAATGACTGGCTTCGTAAACCCAAAAGACGGTTCAAAGCCAGTGCACCAG AGAATCAGGGAAATGACTGGTGGAGGTGTAGATTACAGCATTGAGTGTGTAGGGGATCTAGAGGTTCTCCGAGAGGCCTTCTTGTCCACTCATGAT GGCTGGGGAAAGACAGTGGTGGTAGGAATTTATCCAACCCCGGAAATGCTGCCTTTCCATCCAATGGAGTTGTTTGATGGTCGGAGCATCATCGGTACAATCTTTGGCGACTTCAAGGGAAAGAGCCAACTGCCTGAGCTTGCCAAAGCCTGCATGAATGGG GTTGTGAATCTAGATGGGTTCATCACGCATGAACTTCTGTTCGAGAAGATAAACGAAGCATTCAAGCTGCTCAGTGATGGGAAGGCATTGAGATGTCTTCTGCACGTTTGA